In Sphingomonas phyllosphaerae, one DNA window encodes the following:
- a CDS encoding MFS transporter, translating into MDGRTWVDGVRPYLERGPLAAFALGVSSGFPYAMIAATLTTRLAQSGIDKKTVTAFSLAFLVYNIKFLWAWVVDGVRLPVLGALGQRVSWLIAAGVLVIAAVANLALVDPGASIGATVTAAILVAVAGSTFDVVIDAFRIEILEPRQLGVGSGMSQYGWRIGSAGAASLALLVAARHGWTFAYLSTAVLALPAMVAGLVLGEPRRHRDVEPRRGVGAALAAIWRPFLQFFARPGAFVVLLFILIHKIGDTLGQLVLRLLLNDTGFTNDEIALYDVGVGFWAYLIGIFLGGVMYARLGLKRAVLISLVLMAVSNASFAALAAAGHSNLGLAGAMTFENIASGIGGVTVVAYFSALCDLRFTAAQYALISAAASVVGRIVTGASAGALVERVGYVNFYLLTVVLALPGVALFWWMSRSGLVDRSVGSAGTEGPGDARDGTAP; encoded by the coding sequence GTGGACGGACGAACCTGGGTGGATGGTGTGCGCCCCTATCTGGAGCGCGGGCCGCTCGCTGCCTTCGCGCTGGGCGTGTCGTCGGGTTTTCCCTATGCGATGATCGCCGCGACGCTGACGACGCGGCTGGCGCAGAGCGGGATCGACAAGAAGACGGTGACGGCGTTCAGCCTCGCGTTTCTCGTCTATAACATCAAGTTCTTGTGGGCGTGGGTCGTCGATGGCGTGCGGTTGCCGGTGCTCGGCGCGCTGGGGCAGAGGGTATCGTGGCTGATCGCGGCGGGGGTGCTGGTGATCGCGGCCGTGGCCAATCTGGCGCTCGTCGATCCCGGAGCGAGCATCGGCGCGACCGTCACCGCAGCGATCCTGGTCGCGGTGGCCGGATCGACGTTCGACGTCGTCATCGACGCCTTTCGCATCGAAATTCTCGAGCCGCGTCAATTGGGTGTCGGGTCCGGGATGAGCCAGTACGGCTGGCGGATCGGATCGGCGGGGGCGGCATCGCTGGCGCTGTTGGTCGCGGCCCGGCACGGCTGGACTTTCGCCTATCTGTCGACCGCGGTGCTCGCCTTGCCGGCGATGGTAGCGGGTCTGGTCCTCGGAGAGCCGCGGCGGCATCGCGACGTCGAGCCGCGGCGCGGGGTCGGGGCGGCCCTGGCTGCGATCTGGCGGCCGTTCCTGCAATTCTTTGCGCGTCCCGGCGCGTTCGTGGTGCTGTTGTTCATCCTGATCCACAAAATCGGCGACACATTGGGACAGCTGGTGCTGCGCCTGTTGCTCAATGATACCGGATTTACCAACGACGAGATCGCTTTGTACGACGTCGGTGTGGGTTTCTGGGCCTATCTGATCGGGATTTTCCTGGGCGGGGTCATGTACGCCCGGCTGGGTCTGAAGCGGGCGGTGCTGATCAGCCTGGTGCTGATGGCGGTTTCCAACGCCAGCTTCGCCGCGCTTGCGGCAGCGGGCCATAGCAACCTCGGACTCGCCGGTGCGATGACGTTCGAGAACATCGCGTCCGGGATCGGCGGGGTGACGGTGGTCGCCTATTTCTCGGCGCTGTGCGACCTGCGCTTCACCGCCGCGCAATATGCGCTGATCTCGGCGGCGGCGAGCGTCGTCGGGCGGATCGTGACCGGGGCGAGCGCGGGCGCGCTGGTCGAGCGGGTCGGCTACGTCAATTTCTACCTGCTGACGGTCGTGCTGGCGCTGCCGGGGGTGGCGCTGTTCTGGTGGATGAGCCGGTCGGGGCTGGTCGACCGATCGGTCGGGAGCGCCGGCACCGAAGGGCCGGGCGACGCACGCGATGGCACCGCACCCTAG